A single region of the Marinobacter salinus genome encodes:
- a CDS encoding DUF3422 family protein, translated as MSARLESLDIHPLRDDLYDELHSRPFQVLPTPARVTQIAVLTTPEQRRQQFLHLQELHRLLGHPWPEQEVGCFEQTFGTLRVRREMHMEFATYTFTNLAISDDAPFSETGISPLPEGWLEALAGTLVAAFHLDIRPATENANDDLAYVRKHFEGMRLVGSSPQEGAARVWGTFKLHSDGFGRFMVMNHHMSDSQLGRLTQRLMEIETYRLMSLLALPVAREITPSLNDMDQKLAIITQALADNQDVDEQKLLAQLTNIAARIEAFRAHSTFRFSATRAYHRLVLTRLDELREDELSGHLTITEFMTRRLTPAVKTCEAVSERLEDLSKRVDRASDMMRTRVELAIQSQNQQLLTSMDRRSKIQLMMQHTVEGFSVVAISYYLIGLLKLGLDSMYDAGFSFNKSLILGVAIPTTMILVFFGVRTIHHRFLKLAKRQ; from the coding sequence GTGAGCGCACGACTGGAATCTTTAGACATCCATCCCCTGCGGGATGATCTATACGACGAGCTGCACTCACGCCCGTTCCAGGTTCTGCCAACGCCGGCCCGCGTTACCCAGATAGCGGTCCTGACAACGCCAGAACAACGGCGACAGCAGTTCTTGCACCTGCAGGAACTGCACCGCCTCCTCGGCCACCCATGGCCGGAACAGGAGGTAGGCTGCTTCGAGCAGACATTCGGCACCCTCCGTGTGCGCCGGGAAATGCACATGGAGTTTGCCACCTATACCTTTACCAATCTTGCCATCAGTGACGATGCCCCCTTTTCAGAAACCGGAATTTCACCCTTGCCGGAAGGCTGGCTGGAGGCGCTCGCAGGCACCTTGGTAGCAGCCTTCCACCTGGACATTCGCCCGGCTACCGAAAATGCCAATGACGACCTGGCCTACGTGCGCAAGCATTTCGAAGGCATGAGGCTGGTTGGCAGCAGTCCCCAGGAGGGCGCCGCCCGAGTTTGGGGCACGTTCAAGCTGCACAGTGACGGTTTTGGCCGATTCATGGTGATGAACCATCACATGTCAGACAGCCAGCTGGGCCGGCTGACCCAGCGCCTGATGGAAATTGAGACCTACCGGTTAATGTCCCTTCTGGCGCTCCCGGTGGCACGGGAAATCACGCCATCCCTGAACGACATGGACCAGAAACTGGCCATCATCACCCAGGCGCTTGCAGACAATCAGGACGTCGACGAACAGAAACTGCTGGCCCAGCTGACCAATATTGCAGCCCGGATTGAAGCCTTTCGGGCCCACTCCACGTTCCGATTCTCCGCCACCCGCGCCTATCACCGGCTGGTATTGACCCGGCTTGACGAACTTCGGGAAGACGAACTCTCCGGCCACCTGACCATTACCGAATTCATGACTCGCCGGCTGACCCCGGCGGTAAAAACCTGCGAAGCCGTCAGTGAGCGGCTGGAAGACCTTTCAAAACGCGTGGATCGTGCCTCGGACATGATGCGCACACGCGTGGAGCTGGCGATCCAGAGCCAGAATCAACAGTTACTGACCTCCATGGACCGGCGCTCTAAAATTCAGCTGATGATGCAACATACCGTTGAGGGCTTCTCAGTAGTCGCGATTTCCTACTACCTGATCGGCCTGCTGAAGCTGGGACTGGACTCCATGTATGACGCCGGATTCAGCTTTAATAAGTCACTGATACTCGGCGTCGCTATCCCCACCACCATGATCCTGGTGTTTTTTGGCGTTCGCACCATCCACCACCGGTTCCTGAAGCTGGCCAAACGGCAATAA
- a CDS encoding ATP-binding protein has protein sequence MSLNETFDWRATPAAVWRRHRSGLRAVRRLDPVKWDDLTGIDQQQQALARNTERFLAGEPSNNVLLWGSRGTGKSSLIKALLNRYSERGLRMIEVDKDDLVNLPEIVDDICDLSFRFVIFCDDLSFDVGESGYKALKSVLEGSLELPPENVRVYATSNRRHLMPEFMSDNLKSEMRDGELHPAEAIEEQVSLADRFGLQLSFYPFSQDVYLQAVDALFPEVEDRDNLHREAIRFATGKGVRNGRTAQQFFRQVGRAS, from the coding sequence ATGTCTTTGAACGAAACCTTTGATTGGCGAGCCACGCCCGCGGCCGTCTGGCGTCGTCATCGCTCCGGGCTGAGAGCCGTCCGCCGGCTGGACCCGGTAAAATGGGATGACCTCACAGGCATCGACCAACAGCAACAGGCGCTGGCCCGGAATACTGAGCGTTTTCTGGCCGGGGAACCGTCCAATAACGTGTTGCTCTGGGGCTCCCGGGGAACGGGCAAGTCGTCGCTGATCAAGGCGCTGCTGAACCGCTACAGTGAGCGCGGATTACGGATGATTGAAGTAGACAAGGACGACCTGGTGAATCTGCCAGAGATTGTTGACGATATCTGCGACCTGAGTTTCCGCTTTGTCATTTTTTGTGATGACCTGTCCTTCGACGTCGGGGAGTCGGGCTATAAGGCGTTAAAGAGTGTGCTGGAAGGGTCGCTGGAACTGCCACCGGAGAACGTCCGGGTCTACGCCACCTCCAATCGTCGCCACCTGATGCCGGAGTTCATGTCGGACAACCTCAAGAGCGAGATGCGAGACGGTGAGCTGCATCCGGCTGAGGCCATTGAGGAGCAAGTCTCGCTGGCCGACCGCTTTGGTCTACAGCTGTCGTTCTATCCGTTTTCACAGGACGTCTACCTGCAGGCGGTGGACGCCTTGTTCCCGGAAGTCGAGGACCGTGACAACCTGCACCGGGAAGCCATCCGGTTCGCCACCGGCAAGGGCGTGCGTAATGGACGTACGGCACAGCAGTTTTTTCGTCAGGTCGGCCGTGCGTCCTGA
- the pdsR gene encoding proteobacterial dedicated sortase system response regulator — protein MKKHIVLIEDEPAIRDNYRVAFERRGYRVSVYGDRSSAWQVLRQGLPDLAIIDVGLGDEPEGGFALCQDLRGLSQTLPIIFLTARDSDIDSVHGLRLGADDYVTKDMSMDHLLARITALLRRAEAWAEALQKPDEVLQRGRLALNVDRMTVAWDDRPIDLTVTEFWMLHSLVQHPGHVRSRDQLMEAASTVLDDNTVTSHIKRIRRKFVQLDSTFDGIQTAYGMGYRWNAHEV, from the coding sequence ATGAAAAAGCACATTGTTCTGATCGAGGACGAACCCGCCATCCGCGACAACTATCGCGTCGCTTTTGAACGCCGGGGATACCGGGTGTCCGTCTATGGTGACCGGTCATCTGCCTGGCAGGTGTTGCGGCAGGGACTGCCGGACCTGGCCATTATTGACGTTGGCCTGGGCGACGAACCTGAGGGCGGCTTTGCCCTGTGCCAGGACCTCCGGGGACTGTCTCAGACCCTGCCGATCATTTTTCTGACCGCCCGGGACAGTGACATTGATTCAGTACATGGCCTGCGGCTTGGCGCCGACGACTACGTCACCAAAGACATGAGCATGGACCATTTGCTGGCGAGGATAACCGCCCTGTTGCGACGGGCCGAGGCCTGGGCGGAAGCCCTGCAAAAACCGGATGAAGTGTTGCAACGAGGTCGCCTGGCGCTGAACGTGGACCGGATGACGGTCGCCTGGGACGACCGGCCCATCGACCTGACCGTCACTGAATTCTGGATGCTGCACTCACTGGTGCAGCATCCAGGCCATGTGCGGAGCAGAGACCAGTTAATGGAAGCCGCCAGCACAGTGCTGGATGACAATACGGTGACCTCCCACATCAAGCGCATTCGACGGAAGTTTGTTCAGCTGGACAGTACCTTTGATGGCATACAGACCGCCTATGGCATGGGATACCGATGGAACGCACATGAGGTTTGA
- a CDS encoding class GN sortase yields the protein MSRLLLLLLTSSATVLVFGLWIPLKAVVAQELLEMAWAESQARQTQTRPWPWADTWPVARLTVPTLGSSMIVLAGGHGESLAFGPGQVLGSESGAGPIVIAGHRDTHFQQLQYLEAGSELRLQGRNGDWQSYRVLTARVVDSRSERIDTRQLADDALLLVTCYPFDSMNAGGPLRYVVEARAGLSRDRDPIDTVAGT from the coding sequence ATGAGCCGCCTGTTACTGTTGCTCTTAACATCGTCCGCCACTGTGCTGGTGTTCGGGCTCTGGATTCCGTTGAAAGCTGTAGTTGCGCAGGAGCTACTGGAAATGGCCTGGGCAGAAAGTCAGGCCCGGCAAACCCAAACCCGCCCCTGGCCCTGGGCAGATACCTGGCCTGTTGCCAGACTGACCGTGCCAACCCTTGGCAGCTCAATGATTGTTCTGGCAGGCGGACATGGCGAAAGCCTGGCATTCGGGCCGGGGCAGGTTCTGGGCAGCGAGAGCGGTGCTGGCCCGATTGTCATTGCCGGCCATCGCGATACCCATTTTCAGCAACTACAGTACCTTGAGGCAGGGAGTGAATTGCGACTCCAGGGGCGTAATGGTGACTGGCAGAGTTACCGGGTTTTGACGGCCCGCGTTGTCGACAGCCGGTCGGAGCGGATTGATACCCGGCAGCTGGCAGATGATGCCCTGCTTCTGGTGACATGCTATCCCTTTGACAGCATGAATGCGGGTGGCCCGCTACGCTATGTGGTGGAGGCCCGCGCAGGCCTGTCCCGTGATCGTGATCCAATTGACACTGTTGCCGGGACATGA
- a CDS encoding THxN family PEP-CTERM protein has protein sequence MNAIKTLTAAALAAAVSLPVSAAVINVNTVGGIWNNVVGGANVSGIGTNEIRWGITSGQQSGYRFDGNAPVNNLDINDIFTVGDITHFNYPIGSGSGITQAQLNISVNLDIDGNPATNGGPFTFTFLHNETPNTGGGNCCNDIVNFQNLVTSDTFVIDGTLYTMELIGFLQNGNPTTSFSTIEGQANTAQLRARFTAAVPEPGTLALLGLGLAGLGFSRRKKA, from the coding sequence ATGAATGCTATTAAAACCCTGACTGCAGCGGCTCTGGCTGCGGCCGTCTCACTTCCGGTGTCAGCCGCTGTTATCAACGTAAACACGGTCGGTGGCATTTGGAATAATGTTGTCGGTGGCGCGAATGTATCCGGTATTGGCACCAACGAAATTCGTTGGGGCATCACCTCAGGCCAACAGAGTGGGTATCGGTTTGACGGCAATGCGCCGGTTAATAACCTGGATATCAATGATATTTTCACGGTTGGTGATATCACCCACTTCAACTACCCGATCGGTTCTGGTTCCGGGATTACTCAAGCCCAGCTGAATATCTCGGTGAATCTGGATATTGACGGGAATCCCGCTACCAATGGCGGCCCCTTCACGTTTACGTTCCTGCATAACGAAACCCCCAACACCGGCGGTGGCAATTGCTGCAATGACATCGTGAATTTCCAGAATCTCGTCACCAGCGATACCTTCGTAATTGACGGAACGCTGTACACGATGGAGCTCATTGGTTTCCTTCAGAACGGGAATCCCACTACGTCGTTCAGCACCATCGAGGGGCAGGCGAATACTGCCCAGCTCAGGGCACGCTTCACCGCTGCAGTGCCTGAGCCCGGAACACTTGCACTACTCGGGCTTGGTCTGGCTGGATTGGGTTTTTCCCGCCGTAAAAAAGCCTGA
- a CDS encoding marine proteobacterial sortase target protein, whose translation MMLSGSLFKLTPTLTDNQHRRLRRLFEGISLWLAVLLMLFVHPLYAEARQDGTESAGLLRFVDDGGRWQEPAIILDSEFDVRVNGLIAESRLSRRFRNASDRWREGVFVFPLPDNASVYGLTMKVGERTIVGKVRPRAEARKTYETAKASGRHAASVEQQRSNLFTARVANIPPGKTIAVELRFQQPVDYRSGVFELRLPTTLMPRYIPGKPITEQPQEWQGGWAVPTDEVPDAGAISPYTVRAGDVSDISHRASIRMAIDAGLPLARVFSPTHRLETRLDGQKVEVQPEGGKMLMNRDFVVRWQPMAGQEPTAAVFHQRWHEKDYLMAMVVPGKASGRVLPRELVFVIDTSGSMAGESIRQARSALQRGLNTLRPNDRFNVIRFNSQTHALFMQPEMANGNNLARARGYVDRLHADGGTEMAPALAMALQTQESQSEKPAGLVRQVVFITDGAVGNEAALFDQIRQQLGDRRLFTVGIGSAPNMHFMREAARWGRGVYTSIQDASDVSGPLEALFSAMEAPVLTDIQVQWPSPAESGGGAVNSTESLPARPGDLFQGAPLVQVTQGVAPAGLLKVSGKLPGGKIWERSLDLQQAASASGLHRHWAREKIDSLLDEAKTSGQEPDKPFITALATGHGLMSPYTSFVAVDATPARPISEPLATDSLPTLLPAGSASSMLRYPQTATIAPLLTALGLTGLMFAVAIGLLQRRTTA comes from the coding sequence ATGATGCTCTCAGGCAGTCTTTTCAAGCTCACTCCCACCCTCACGGATAACCAGCACCGTCGATTGCGACGCCTGTTTGAGGGTATAAGTCTTTGGCTGGCGGTTCTGTTGATGCTGTTTGTGCACCCGTTATATGCCGAAGCGAGACAGGACGGCACAGAGTCCGCGGGTCTGCTGAGGTTTGTGGACGATGGCGGCCGTTGGCAGGAGCCGGCCATCATTCTGGACAGTGAATTTGATGTCCGCGTCAATGGACTGATCGCCGAGAGCCGGCTTTCCCGTCGGTTTCGCAACGCCAGTGACCGCTGGCGGGAGGGCGTGTTTGTATTTCCATTGCCGGACAATGCCAGTGTTTACGGGCTGACCATGAAGGTTGGCGAGAGAACGATTGTTGGCAAGGTGCGGCCAAGGGCGGAAGCACGTAAAACCTATGAAACAGCGAAAGCGTCGGGCCGTCACGCTGCCAGCGTTGAGCAGCAACGTTCGAATTTGTTTACCGCGCGGGTGGCGAACATCCCGCCGGGTAAAACGATCGCTGTCGAGCTCCGCTTCCAGCAACCGGTCGATTACCGGTCGGGCGTGTTTGAGTTGCGCCTGCCGACAACGCTGATGCCCCGGTACATTCCGGGCAAGCCGATAACGGAACAGCCACAGGAATGGCAGGGCGGCTGGGCGGTGCCTACTGACGAAGTACCGGATGCCGGCGCGATCAGTCCTTACACGGTCCGTGCTGGAGATGTGTCTGACATCAGTCATCGGGCGTCGATTCGGATGGCGATTGATGCAGGTCTGCCGTTGGCAAGGGTGTTCAGTCCCACCCACCGGCTGGAAACACGGCTGGATGGCCAGAAGGTGGAAGTGCAGCCCGAGGGAGGGAAGATGCTGATGAACCGGGACTTTGTCGTGCGTTGGCAACCCATGGCCGGACAGGAACCAACGGCAGCGGTTTTCCACCAGCGCTGGCATGAGAAGGATTACCTCATGGCGATGGTAGTCCCCGGGAAGGCCAGTGGGAGGGTATTGCCCCGCGAACTGGTGTTCGTCATTGATACCTCGGGCTCCATGGCGGGCGAGTCCATCCGGCAGGCCAGGAGCGCCCTTCAGCGGGGGCTGAACACGCTCAGGCCCAACGACCGGTTCAATGTCATTCGGTTCAATAGCCAGACCCACGCCTTGTTCATGCAGCCTGAAATGGCCAATGGCAACAACCTGGCTCGTGCCCGTGGTTACGTGGATCGCTTGCACGCGGACGGCGGAACGGAAATGGCTCCCGCACTGGCGATGGCGCTGCAAACACAGGAGAGTCAAAGCGAGAAACCTGCCGGTCTGGTCCGGCAGGTAGTATTTATTACCGACGGTGCGGTGGGCAATGAGGCTGCCCTGTTCGATCAGATCCGCCAACAGCTCGGTGACCGCCGCTTGTTTACCGTAGGCATTGGCTCGGCACCCAACATGCACTTCATGCGAGAGGCTGCCCGATGGGGCCGTGGGGTTTATACCTCCATTCAGGATGCCTCGGATGTCAGTGGCCCCCTTGAGGCGCTTTTTTCAGCCATGGAGGCGCCGGTGTTGACCGATATTCAGGTGCAATGGCCGTCCCCCGCCGAGAGTGGGGGAGGTGCTGTGAACAGCACTGAGAGTTTGCCCGCACGACCGGGAGACCTGTTTCAGGGTGCGCCTCTGGTGCAGGTTACTCAGGGAGTGGCGCCCGCTGGGCTGCTGAAAGTATCGGGAAAGTTGCCTGGCGGGAAAATCTGGGAGCGTTCGCTGGATCTACAACAGGCGGCATCGGCCAGTGGCCTGCATCGTCATTGGGCGCGGGAGAAAATCGACAGTTTGCTGGATGAGGCGAAAACAAGCGGGCAGGAGCCGGACAAACCGTTTATTACCGCACTGGCCACCGGGCATGGCCTGATGTCGCCGTATACGAGCTTTGTGGCCGTGGATGCGACGCCTGCGAGGCCGATATCCGAACCTCTCGCCACGGATTCCCTGCCAACCTTGCTGCCGGCGGGCAGCGCGAGCAGCATGTTGCGCTACCCCCAAACAGCCACCATTGCCCCGTTGCTTACGGCGCTGGGCCTGACCGGTTTGATGTTTGCCGTCGCTATCGGTTTGCTGCAGCGGAGGACCACCGCATGA
- a CDS encoding ATP-binding protein, producing MTLKRQLLVASLLMLFIPWAGLQFVLELDDALRQQAREQLREQAQRLAQAVGDELIGQTPVTADIPAIYVEPIDREINLDGYADDWPGFEEGEQFQTWQAAGQAPQPGEPMLQWQAASDGRHTYLLIRVSNRQPDRFNPASPQQPYDRLELWLEPSGSDVTQSALRHSWLIRTTQPGDVYGLTGKRADRADYRVHGFWPQTNKGWQLELRLPSPPEGSRLGFSARWSENDGITGVSTSLNPLPILVSRNRGLERKLQPRLNKGQSVRVLEPGGWLTARQNAPSREPSPEFDQLSPLQVVEQISLNALRALIQIYQPDPVAIRSDTTRVTLDALPPDGLVKHEDGSAWLMTKEPVFGGRQLVLEQSLDQLLTLSGSTLGSVIARSTLIIVGLTLVLLGYASWLSWRIARLQRAVSASIDEDGRITGTLPVSRAQDELGQLQRHFSQMVDRLHGYNRYLESFSRRLSHELKTPVAVVRSSLENLSHSESETERQQYIDRAASATDRLRQILNGMSEAARLEQSFDHADKEVFDLADVVAQATDAYQALDEQHRIRYTGPSSGCNMTGSPELMVQLLDKLVDNARDFAPVNGLIEVDLEHTPGELCLSVFNQGPPLPEAQATDIFGPFVSFRDGREEGHLGQGLLIVRLIADYHGARVDASNAVQGTIDGVRFRVIIPAANT from the coding sequence TTGACCCTTAAACGCCAACTCCTCGTTGCCAGTCTGCTCATGCTGTTTATTCCCTGGGCCGGCCTGCAATTCGTGCTGGAGCTTGACGATGCCTTGCGCCAGCAAGCCCGCGAGCAACTCCGCGAGCAGGCCCAACGGCTTGCACAAGCCGTGGGCGATGAGCTGATCGGGCAGACGCCGGTAACGGCGGACATCCCGGCAATCTATGTCGAGCCGATCGATCGTGAGATTAACCTGGACGGCTATGCCGACGACTGGCCCGGCTTCGAAGAAGGCGAGCAATTCCAGACATGGCAGGCAGCGGGGCAGGCTCCACAGCCGGGTGAACCCATGCTCCAGTGGCAGGCGGCTTCCGATGGCCGACATACCTATTTGCTGATTCGGGTCAGCAACAGGCAACCGGATCGTTTCAATCCTGCATCCCCGCAGCAGCCCTATGATCGCCTTGAGCTTTGGCTGGAACCCTCCGGCAGTGACGTCACCCAGAGCGCTTTGAGACACTCCTGGCTTATCCGCACAACCCAACCAGGCGATGTCTACGGCCTCACGGGCAAACGAGCTGACCGGGCCGACTATCGTGTTCACGGCTTCTGGCCGCAAACCAACAAAGGGTGGCAACTGGAACTGCGACTGCCTTCTCCTCCGGAGGGAAGCCGCCTCGGGTTCTCCGCCCGCTGGTCGGAAAATGACGGAATCACCGGCGTCTCAACCTCCCTCAATCCGCTTCCGATTCTGGTCAGTCGAAACCGAGGACTGGAACGCAAGCTTCAACCTCGCCTGAACAAGGGGCAAAGCGTGCGGGTGCTGGAGCCAGGAGGCTGGCTAACGGCCAGGCAGAACGCCCCCTCAAGGGAGCCTTCTCCGGAGTTTGATCAGCTCAGCCCTCTGCAGGTTGTGGAGCAGATCAGCCTTAACGCTCTCCGGGCCCTGATCCAGATTTACCAGCCGGACCCGGTGGCGATCCGCTCAGACACTACCCGAGTGACGTTGGACGCGTTGCCACCCGACGGGCTGGTAAAGCATGAGGATGGCAGCGCCTGGCTGATGACCAAAGAGCCTGTGTTCGGCGGTCGCCAGCTGGTTCTGGAACAGTCACTGGACCAGTTGCTAACGCTCTCAGGCTCAACGCTGGGCTCCGTTATTGCCCGTAGCACCCTGATCATCGTCGGCCTGACCCTGGTCCTTCTTGGCTATGCCAGCTGGCTATCCTGGCGCATTGCACGCCTGCAGCGTGCGGTCAGCGCCAGCATCGATGAAGATGGGCGAATCACTGGCACACTCCCGGTTTCCCGGGCCCAGGATGAGCTGGGGCAGTTACAGCGTCATTTCAGCCAGATGGTGGATCGCCTTCACGGCTATAACCGTTATCTTGAAAGTTTCTCAAGGCGTCTCTCCCACGAACTGAAAACGCCGGTTGCCGTGGTCCGATCATCCCTTGAGAACCTGAGCCACAGCGAGTCTGAAACCGAGCGCCAGCAATACATTGACCGGGCGGCCAGCGCCACCGACAGGCTGCGCCAGATTCTGAACGGTATGAGCGAAGCGGCGAGGCTTGAACAGAGTTTCGACCACGCAGACAAGGAAGTATTTGACCTCGCTGACGTTGTCGCCCAGGCCACCGATGCCTATCAGGCCCTGGACGAACAACATCGGATTCGTTACACCGGACCATCGAGCGGTTGCAACATGACCGGCTCACCGGAACTTATGGTTCAGCTTCTGGACAAGCTGGTGGATAACGCCCGGGATTTCGCACCTGTGAACGGATTGATAGAAGTAGACCTTGAGCACACGCCCGGCGAACTGTGCCTTTCCGTGTTCAACCAGGGTCCGCCTCTTCCCGAGGCACAGGCAACGGATATCTTCGGCCCGTTCGTGTCATTCAGGGACGGCAGGGAGGAAGGCCATCTGGGTCAGGGATTGCTCATCGTCCGGCTCATCGCCGACTACCATGGCGCGAGGGTTGATGCGTCCAATGCCGTCCAAGGTACCATTGACGGGGTTCGTTTCCGCGTTATCATCCCTGCAGCCAATACTTGA
- a CDS encoding lysophospholipid acyltransferase family protein yields the protein MGALRKFLAWLSVPLICLFALVLYVARPFNPDNNRLLGRSVARFGRVLLGMERPLEGWENMPKDRPTVVIANHQHNDDLFVVGDLLPPRTVTVGKSALLWVPFFGQVFWLGGNVVLNRARSHKAIAVMQATSDALARDRKSLWVFPEGTRSRGRGLQKFKKGAFHAAIASGAPITIVCARQYEDKTIGWSGRREPVPVRILPPIETTGMTTDDIPDLMARCHQQMAETIATL from the coding sequence ATGGGTGCTTTGAGAAAATTTCTGGCATGGTTAAGCGTTCCGCTGATCTGCCTGTTTGCGTTGGTACTTTACGTCGCACGTCCCTTCAATCCGGACAATAACCGTTTGTTGGGCAGGTCTGTGGCTCGTTTTGGGCGCGTTTTGTTGGGCATGGAGCGGCCTCTCGAAGGGTGGGAAAACATGCCTAAAGATCGGCCAACGGTCGTGATCGCCAATCACCAGCACAATGATGACCTGTTTGTGGTGGGGGATTTGCTGCCTCCGCGCACGGTAACGGTGGGTAAATCTGCGCTGCTGTGGGTTCCATTTTTCGGTCAGGTGTTCTGGCTGGGTGGTAACGTGGTTCTCAACCGGGCCCGTTCACACAAGGCTATCGCGGTTATGCAGGCAACCAGTGATGCTCTTGCCCGTGATCGCAAAAGCCTCTGGGTTTTCCCGGAGGGAACCCGCAGCCGTGGTCGCGGCCTGCAAAAATTCAAGAAGGGCGCGTTCCACGCTGCCATCGCCTCCGGCGCTCCGATTACCATCGTTTGTGCTCGCCAGTACGAAGACAAAACCATTGGTTGGAGTGGGCGGCGAGAGCCGGTACCTGTCCGGATTCTGCCACCGATTGAAACCACCGGCATGACCACCGACGACATCCCCGACCTGATGGCCCGCTGCCACCAGCAGATGGCGGAAACCATCGCCACGCTGTAG
- a CDS encoding MAPEG family protein, which yields MIVPVTGVFAAVLGILLLVLSAHVVKFRLKYRKGLGVSDDRDFESAVRAHANLVEYAPLGLIMLAIAELNGVSGGLVYWVGMGLVVGRILHAWGMINGRGGPHWARMSGILLTWLAILLTALLLFWNVWQVYGG from the coding sequence ATGATCGTACCCGTTACCGGAGTGTTCGCCGCTGTTCTCGGCATTCTTTTGCTGGTGCTTTCGGCGCACGTGGTCAAGTTCCGGCTTAAATACAGAAAGGGCCTTGGCGTTTCCGATGACCGTGATTTTGAATCAGCGGTACGGGCGCATGCCAATCTGGTGGAGTATGCACCGCTCGGACTGATCATGCTCGCGATTGCCGAGCTCAATGGCGTTTCCGGCGGCCTGGTCTACTGGGTCGGAATGGGGCTGGTCGTCGGGCGCATTTTGCATGCCTGGGGAATGATTAACGGTCGTGGTGGCCCGCATTGGGCTCGCATGAGCGGGATTCTTCTGACATGGCTGGCCATTCTGCTGACCGCACTCTTGCTGTTCTGGAACGTATGGCAAGTCTACGGCGGTTAA
- a CDS encoding OmpA family protein: protein MTVLVLDNPDLIAKAAIASGFSASELATDVKRPHRMKFHYGFNKHVLDTGDVAILKQHANYLRQYPNISVRVHGHSDNFGGEDYNQFLARLRANAVARFLMEEGVRESRIILKAWGSSRPLATPDDHAANRRVELEYVTQEMAQALQG from the coding sequence ATGACCGTACTCGTTCTGGACAACCCGGACCTGATTGCCAAAGCAGCGATCGCCTCCGGATTTTCCGCCTCAGAGCTTGCCACTGATGTAAAACGACCTCACCGGATGAAGTTTCACTACGGTTTCAATAAACACGTCCTGGACACCGGTGACGTGGCTATCCTGAAACAACATGCCAATTACCTGCGGCAATATCCGAACATAAGCGTTCGCGTTCATGGCCATTCGGACAACTTTGGCGGAGAAGACTACAACCAGTTTCTGGCGAGGTTGAGGGCGAACGCAGTGGCTCGTTTTCTGATGGAGGAAGGCGTCCGGGAGTCCAGGATCATCCTCAAGGCCTGGGGCTCCAGCCGCCCCCTGGCCACGCCGGACGATCATGCCGCAAACCGGCGGGTAGAGCTGGAATACGTAACGCAGGAAATGGCCCAGGCGCTCCAGGGCTAA
- a CDS encoding GlsB/YeaQ/YmgE family stress response membrane protein translates to MNLILFLIIGGVAGWLAGLIMKGRGFGVLANIGIGIVGSFIGGFVFRLLGLMAHGAVGELVTATFGAILLLAIVSAIKKA, encoded by the coding sequence ATGAACCTGATATTGTTTCTGATTATCGGTGGTGTGGCCGGCTGGCTGGCCGGATTGATTATGAAGGGTCGTGGGTTCGGTGTTCTGGCCAATATTGGTATTGGCATCGTCGGCTCATTCATTGGCGGTTTCGTGTTCCGACTTCTTGGCCTGATGGCTCATGGCGCGGTTGGTGAGCTGGTGACAGCGACGTTTGGCGCCATATTGTTACTCGCTATCGTCAGCGCAATCAAAAAGGCCTGA